The genome window tcatacatagttaactgagaaatttaacagaggttagGCCAGAGAACCAACCGAGTTTATTTTTAACAACTTTTAAGACTACGCGTATAATTAGTAAATCACTAGAAACAAGTATGAAATTTTTGTAAACAAGAGGAACACCAAACATTTAACTCTTTACTCTAATAATACACCTAATTTCTaaataaggggctgtttggtagcctcttaatggtcattcagatgctacctcttaatggtttaaaatctctgaatgaataagaggtaacctcaagtctgaatggttaagaggtaacctctgaatggtaaatcatcacatgtcacattcttctacgtTCTCATtgatggttccattaagaggtagcttTACCAAACAGCCTCTAAGTGTGACCTCACTCACTCTCACAAGTCACACCATCCCCCTTCCCTCCTGTAAAAGGACGGAGAATAAGAACTCAACGCAGTGATCATCTTAAACCCTAATCTTCCTTCAAATTTAAGGTAATTTCAGCACTCTTTGATCTCAATCTTCTTGCACTTAATGCATCTTTCGTATGTAAATTCTTCAATTTCAGTTTTTGCTAACAACAACGTGTTTATCGACTCTCAATTCGGATGTTTGTGTCTCGATTGTCGtttttgtgtttgtgtgtgtttataGCTGAAGAAAATGTCGGATAAAGGAGGAAAAGGGGGGAAATCTGCGTTGAAATCTCCAGGTAAAACCCTAAAAAGTTGTTTCTGTGTGTTTTGATTTTAAATAGCTTTGTTGATTCTCTGAAATGACTGAATTGGTGATTACATGTGTAGATGGTTCAGCTAAGTTGAAGGGAAGGAAAGTTCAGTTTGATTCTGAAGGTATTGTTAAACATTTTAGGCGTTCGGTTTGAAACCACCTAAACCAGTCGTCGGTTTAGGTATTTTCAAACCGGACTGGACAGTTTGGTTTTAACATGTTGGTTTATGGTCGGTAAAAACCGAACTGGACCGTAGGTTTTTGGGCTATGTAACCTTTTGTATTTCACTGTTGGAACATCAATACATCTTCATTTTGATGGTCTTTTCTGCGTTTTTTGATAAAGGCCCAATAAGCTCAAACGGGAGACAAACCGTTGGTAACGGTGTAGTTATAATTTTCAACGTTTTGACTCACTGTATGACCTAAAAACTGTCAAAACGAGACTGTGAACACGCTAGCACGTTACTGTTCCTCACTACGTTTGGTATGTCCATGATAATGGTGTTGTAGATATGTTTGATGAAAAGTTTGAgacaaatggaaatgggaagtcAAATGGGAAAGATTCTGGCAAGGGTATGATTCTAGAACCGTTTgtattttcttttcatttttgtttGAATTTCTGTTGCCTGTATTCTTACTATGCATACTTGTTTATTTCTCAAGGGAAAGGTGGAAAGGCAGGACCTGCAAAGAAAGAACCTCCACAAGTTTTGCTCAAGGTTGAAGAAGGTTAGTATTTGTTATGATTTCCACCTTAATAGTTAATCATGATGAAACTGATATTGAATTTAGAGGTTTACATGGTCCGGTTCAGCCGTTTTCGACGAAGATTCTGGGCCGAACCGTTAACTACGGTTTTGGGAAAACACAAACCGAACCATCCTAATTGGGTGGGTTGGTCAGACGGGCCTTTTACTGGTTTGGTGGTTAAACGATTCGGTGATTGCAGTTTGAacccttttttttgtttttttgaacAATAAAGATGATTTATGATTATAATGCATATTACATAAGTATAGATTCTGAAAACGaagaataaaaatataaataagaaatTTTACAACCGGTTCCAACTTCCAAGCCGGAATGAACCGTCAAATCATCAAAATCGAACTGCGAACCGAACAGTTTGGTTTTCAAACCGGCCGATTTGCTTCGGTTTGGGTGGCTCAGTCAGTTATGATCACCCCTAATATTGATTATTTTCTTTGGTAAAGGATcaaataaaactaatattaacgtACGAGACGTACGCATTGagggaaaaagcaaaaagtggcggtgtcattttggtaattatcagcaatTTCGAAATTACTggggaaaaagcaaaaagtgtcttgtagagtaattttgagcatctgtagagtaattttgggaaatgtagggtaattatcaaattactctagtagagtaattttggaaaatgtctttgtagagtaattttgttagcatttagttatggggtttagctttatggtttagtttttagcttctagttgggggggggggtggtttaggtttttacgccccgcttgcgggtatgcgcatataatgtatatatgtgggcgctcggggggcaaaagcgaaagtgcactaattttaacgttattttactaatttcgtgaaaataacgttaaaagagggggatggttaatcatgcgtCATGTGGTGGctttgatagccgaaagacaagggagtacatgcactaatcggcctttgtcttaattgctgagtgttatgtgccttatgtcctaggcttgatgcaaaactactatcgagagctgggggtctcactggaagcagcctctctattcctacgtggtagaggtaaggctgtctacatcttaccctcctcagaccctacctttgctttgctattggtgggatttactgagtatgatgatgatgatgatgaggtttttttttggggggggggtgggtggggggggggggtggttagtgtaattttgataattaccctacacgaccaaaattactctacatgaacaTTTACAATGGTTTAGGTTTTATcaggttttttttcttttttttttttttttggggggggggggggggttagtgtaattttgataattaccctacaattttgataattaccctacatgaccaaaattactctacatgaacatttacaaaattactctacagaagctcaaaattactctactagagtaattttgaagttgctgataaATACCAAAATGACACCGCCACTTTTTTGACTTTTCTTTCAATTCGTACGTTTCttacgtttattttatttttacgtgAACTTAACTCATTTTTTTTAGTGATTATTGATATTAGTTATGTATTATTCGTTAACACCTGATATTCATTATTATGCAGAGCTTCCTGAGAatgccaagtgtttgatgaactGTGAAGCTGCTCAAATCTTGCAAGGAATCCAAGATCACATGGTGCTACTGTCCAAGGACCCCACAATCAAAATCCCAAGGTGGGAAGTCATAAGTTACAATTTGATGTTCAATAGataacgggtcaaaacgggtaATGATTCGGGTGGGTCAAAATAATACATTGCTGAACCTGTATCTTTTTCCAGTTCATTTGACAGGGCATTGCAGTACGCCAACACGGGCAATTTCTACACCGACCCGCAGTCTGTTAGACAAGTACTGGAGTATCCTTTACGCACATTATAATAATTCATGTTTATTATGtttcttttatgcatttcatttttctacatttgttacaAGTATTTAACTCAAATCTAGATCTCTTAAGAAACAAGACGTTTCTGATGGCGAGGTATTAATCTATACCTCAATAACTTGTTTTCCAAGATATAAACTCGTATTTTAAAAAGGATTTTAATCATTTCAGATATGTGTCATTGCAAATACTGGAATTGACACTACTGAGAAAGCGTTTGCTCTCATGCCATCATTAAAGGTACAATACATACGTACGCCTTGCTTTTTTATATACTTACGCTCTTACTTGCTTTACAAGTTATCGTGTCTGACAGGCCAAGCAAATCAAGGTAATTGAACCGTTGAGTGCTGCATTAACTGAGCTGACGAAGCTGAAGGAAAGCACTATAGTGCTAGATTGAAGTAACATGTATGATGCATTCTACTTTTAACCTAAATATCTGGCTGACTTTGACACTTTGGTAAATGCTGACGTGGCTTTTATTTTGTACCTGTTGATTTTGATATAACAATTGATGTTTCGGGTCGGGTTTTTGTTCAAGTTCTCCGAAAATCAGGCTGAGCCGTGACCGATCTAACCCAAGCCCATTTGTGGTCGTTAGTGCTGACCGGACTCTTGGCGTGAGCCACCTCATCCATAGGAATGTAAGCATAGTTACCGTTTATCGGGCCTGTTACAAACCCAGTATAGCCCGCCATAATCCCGTGAATAGCGGAATGGGCCAATAATGTACAATACAAGTTATCAGTTGCATTAGCCGTAACTGCGCGTATCATGTAAGTAGGATCTATGTATTTTACTGTGAACAACTCGCCCTTGTGATCCCTCTCCCACCATTTCTTGAGCTCGGAATTCAACCACGCCCCGACATCTAAAAAAACCGGATTCCCTGAATCATCCGTTTCTCGTTTTTGGGAATCGGGCCTCGGAATGATGTCTTGGCCCGCTCCTTCTGCCACCACGATAACCGCGTGCCCGTTTTCCTTCAAACGAAGGTCAATAAACTCGAATAAACCACCTTTGCCTTCAAGGTAGAAGTTGTTTTCAGGTATTAAACAGCAATCGACATCACAACTGCTTAGGGTTGCGTTGAGGGTGATGTGACCCGTGTTCCGGCCCATGAGTTTGACCAGGCCTATACCGTTTGGTGCACTCTCGGCTTCTACATGGGCTGCACTTATTGCTTGTTGAGCCATCTCTACGGCTGTTTGGAACCCAAATGACCTGTCGATGATCCCTACATCATTGTCGACTGTTTTAGGAATCCCAGTGACCGCAACGTTTAGTTTACGGCGCTGAATTTCGTTGAATATTTGTACCGCCCCTCGTAGAGTGCCGTCTCCGCCGATGATGTACACCTGCTTTTGAATTAAGGTGGGTTATTGTGTGTTTTTATCCAAGTATGCTATGATATTTACATTAGGGGTGTTAAAAAACCACCAGAAAGGCATAAACAAAGCAAATTGttcaaactgtttttttttttttttttttttttttttcggtttggTTTCGCCGTTTAACTGTTTGGATCAGTTTGAAACATGGAACAAGCGGTAAAATCCAATCCAAACAGTTTAGTTGGTTTTTTCTTGAAATCGCGGTTAGCTGTTAAGAATGTAGCGGGTCTGGTCTTGGCTTTTGATCGAGTAAGTGATCATCTTCTGTCTTTTAATTACTTCAAAACAttcaaaaaatcaaaacaaacaacctGATTAAATCCGCGTTTTTCAATTGTATCTACGATCTTGTGAAGATCAAAGCCACCTCTAGAGGTTTCAAGTACAGTACCACCTCTCTTGTGCCAGTTATGAACCAGTTTCGGGTCAAGCCGTATGGGATCACCCGAATAAAACCCGCGGTAACCCGCTTTAATCCCGAAGATCTCTCGGACACCATACAGTTCCCATAACCCAACCACCAGTTCCCGAATAACGGTGTTCAGACCAGGGCAAAGACCACCACACGTAACAATGGCGGCTCGCACTTGTTTGGGATCAAACAAAATCTCCTTCCTCGGCCCGGCACGGTGGTAGGCTAAGTGAGGTTCGGATGACGGGAAGTTGCCGGAGAAATCAAATACAATCTGGCGGAGGATGACGTCGGAGTGTGATATATAGAACCCGTCGCGGTACGAATGGTGGTAGAACGTGTTATGTTGTAACGGGTTGGTGTGGGTTTGGAGGCCGGGGAGGTAGTCGGTGAGGCGGGGGAGTCGTTTTAGTTTGATGTTTATAGGAGAGATAGTTAGGCTTTCGAGCTGATCTTGGACGTCGTCGGTGTTCATGGTGGTTTTATTCCGGTGGCCGGCCGGTGGAGAGAATTAAAGGGAGCTTAATTTAGCGATAAAAGGGAATACAAGGGACACTGATATAATGATCAAACACTTGGACAAACCACAAGAGTTGTAGGAGTGTCACAAGACCACCCAAATTTTACTCTGCAATTGATATGAATTCATTCATATATAACCATCCAATACCCTCATCTACTTTAGTTTTTCATCGTGATCCCTTTCTTTTTAATTTTCATCATATACTCCCATGAATAATCTTTGGTGAAAGTCCACAATTGGTTGGTTAATGTTGGGCGTTTACTCAACTATCTTGGGGGCCAATATAGTTGAGTCAACTTACATGCTAATATTGTTGACTCAACTATATTGGGCCCAAAAGTCCGAGACCAAATAACATATCGGATTACGTCCTATGATAGTTATAAACTCTTCTCTTTTATCCGAGCTTATGATTAACAACAATAATCTAGATATACTATAGTTGGTGGagataattttatttattttttatgttcTATATTGAAGAAGCACCAAGTTAATCCGACGATTAGCTTGTAGTTCGTGTCTCGTCCAAATAAGGTAATTTCATCCAAACTTGATGAATAGCTACGTTAATCCTGTAAAAAAATCAACACACCGTGAAGCTCGTTATAAGGAGGGGAATAGGaggttctccttgtaaccactCTCCGGTACGAGAATAAGAACTTGTTTTGAGGATAACAGTGTGTGTATTAAGTGAGAGAGCAAGAGAGCGATGTTAAACATGGAGGTGaagttctctatttatagccgaggtGATTTGTGAAGGAGATGAGCTTATGGGCCTTGGGCCTGAGACTGACAACAAGGAATACCCAGTCTGCCTCCTCTACCACGACCGTTAGTGATCCCAGGAGAAATGGTAGTTGGCGCATGTTGAATGGATTCACGTGTCCTGGCGACTGTCCTTGTTGCTTGGTCTGTCGTCAGCAGTTAAGTGGAGATCATAGAGTAGTGGTCGGCGCAagctgattggtgccacgtatgcGTCCTTGTGTATTTCTTGTCTCTCGCACGATTGTTCATCATGCAACATGATCCGATAGAGCCTGTTAAGCGCCTATTGGCCCACTATTTTGCCACTCATACCTTCTGTACTTGTCTGATGTTACCCTTCGCTTCTTTTCCCTGCACGACATGATCCGATACAGTCTGTTGAGCGCCTATTGGCCCACTGTTTGTAACGTCCATAAATTTTTTCTTaaatttatttaaataacaacatacttttctaacaaaatttgggcatgacccgttggTAAACGGGCGATACCCTGTTTTTCATAAACAAACTTCATTCAACTATACGCAAACATTCAAAGACACGACATACACAACAAAAGATGACCTATCCTTAGTTTCGAAAACCATTAAGTATGTACGCACCTACGACAACTTTTCAAAAGACAACCATGACCAAACTAGTTTAAGTACAAAGCATAAACATAAGTAACTAGGTAATTTGACATCGACTTTATACAAAATGCGGAGCGCTTGACGGGCTTGAGGTGTGTTCGATCCGGGCAAGCTTGATAACTAGACATGAGATTTACCTACATGATCACAACATCAAAACATATTAGAACGAGGGTTCCTTCTTTACTCAAGAAATTACCTTACGAACTTAAAATAAACGGGACATACAGAACTTATACTAAGCTACATTCTTTCATACTTACACGGTAGTGAGTTCCAACGAAACTTCATACCCATCTTTCTAGTCTTACAATTTCATTATCCGACCCATTCAAGAGAAAGGTCCATTCATATATCTTAACCATGCTTGATACAATTTAGTACAAATATGGACAAACACATATCTAAAGTAAACCCAAATTGTACAAGTAACGTACCTCGGTCTTGATTCCCTTGCGGCTTCCCTTGACTTGAACTTTCTTCCTTAACGCCTACATATAAACATTCATTCTTTTAATTCATGTTTCATActcatttacacatatcaataaAACATCATACAACTTGCTCATACTTCATAAACATGTTAAATTCATACAAGATTTATAGCTTATATGACTAGCATTTTCATTgaggcattttgtcaaacacttgATGTGCATGTTATCATCAAAGCACAAAGTACAAGTATTTTTGCATAACCCTACTTATTCACCTTCTAATCTAACAAGAAtcaatcaagttcatgactttctTTCATCCTACACATCTAGCTAATCTAAATTCCCCTTTCACAATCAGATTATGTATCAATTAACATTTCATAAACATATCATTATAAAtcatcattttcatcttcttcctacaacaagtgggtatgaaccctaatcattcaaacaatcaaaaTTATACAAAATCCTCAGTCTATTACGAATTCCTAACTCAAAATTTCACAAGATTTTCACATGATTTCATgattgggttaaaacccactttctacaaaTCATCAAATCAGAATTTTCGACTTACCTTGAGTTGAACAAGCTTAGATAGTTAAAGATTAGAGCTCATGCATCAATTTAAGCCCTTAATTCCTTCCTAATCTTGTGAATTTCTGAAAGTTAGGGTTTGTTCTTGGCTCCCCCCTTCTTGATCGATCCCACAAACACACCAGTATGTGTTTTGTGTTTTCCATTTtccttttatttaattaaaactttTATTCTTTTTAACAAGTTTAGCCCCTTTACTTTCTTAGTTTGTTTTTATCATTTAACTTCCTTCTAATAAGTTACTAACATGCTAGGTTAAAATATAACATGACTAGGCTttcaagtaatataaataaattacatattttggggtgttacaagtctaccccccttacaaaaggtttcgtccccgaaaccttaataCATACCAAATAATGTCGGGTAGAGCTTCCTCATTTCATCCTCTAACTCCCATGTGAGATCCGATCCCTTCCGATGTTGCCATTGCACCAAGACTTGCTTTATAGTTTTGTTCCGCAGGTGCGTTACCTTAGAATCCTTGATAGCTATCGGCTTCTCGATATAATTCAATCTTTCGTCCAGCTCAATATCGTCAAGGGGCACATATGCCGTCTCATCCGCTAAACACTTTCTCAATTGTGACACATGGAATGTGTCATGTATTCCATCCAAAATTGGCGGTAACTCCAACCGATATGCTACCTCCCCAACCCGGGCTAAAATCTTGAAAGGTCCTATATAGCGGGGACCTAACTTGCCTCGCTTACGGAAACGGATTATAcctttccatggggaaacctttagtaACACATAATCACCTACTTGAAATTCGATGGGTCGCCTCTTTCGATCTGCATAGGCTTTTTGTcgatcttgagccgctttcaaacGGGCTCGCACAAGATCGATCTTCTCGTTAGTTTTGGCCACCACCTCGTTGGGTGCAATTTCTCTCTGTCCCACCTCTCCCCAACAAATTGGAGTTCTACACTTTCTTCCATACAACAATTCATACGGTGCCATTCGAATGCCgttgtggtagctgttgttgtatgaaaattccaccaACGGCAAGTGGTCATCCCAGCTTCCCCCGAAGTCTAttacacatgctcgcagcatgtcgaTAAGTGTTTGAATGGTCCGCTCGgactgaccatccgtttgggGGTGGTAGGCGGTGCTGAAATGTAATTTTGTACCCATACTTTCATGAAAACCTTGCCAATATCGAGATGTGAATCGGGTATCTCGATCCGACACAATAGATACAGGAACTCCGTGTCGTGATATTATCTCGTTAACATAGATCTCCGCCATCTTTTCGGAGGAGAAAGCTTCCCGAATGGGTAAGAAGTGCGCGCTCTTGGTGAGGCGGTCtacaatcacccatatagcatcgtgacctttcctTGTCTTAGGAAGCTTGGTCACTAGGTCCATCGTcaattcttcccatttccataccggaatCTCTAACGGTTGCAACTTCCCAtatggtttctgatgttctgcctttaccTGCAGACATGTCAAACATTTGGCAACATACTTGACAATGTCACGCTTCATGCCGGGCCACCAATAACTTTTCTTCAAGTCCAAATACATTTTTGTA of Helianthus annuus cultivar XRQ/B chromosome 1, HanXRQr2.0-SUNRISE, whole genome shotgun sequence contains these proteins:
- the LOC110864274 gene encoding DNA-directed RNA polymerases IV and V subunit 4 → MSDKGGKGGKSALKSPDGSAKLKGRKVQFDSEDMFDEKFETNGNGKSNGKDSGKGKGGKAGPAKKEPPQVLLKVEEELPENAKCLMNCEAAQILQGIQDHMVLLSKDPTIKIPSSFDRALQYANTGNFYTDPQSVRQVLESLKKQDVSDGEICVIANTGIDTTEKAFALMPSLKAKQIKVIEPLSAALTELTKLKESTIVLD
- the LOC110864265 gene encoding ATP-dependent 6-phosphofructokinase 2, encoding MNTDDVQDQLESLTISPINIKLKRLPRLTDYLPGLQTHTNPLQHNTFYHHSYRDGFYISHSDVILRQIVFDFSGNFPSSEPHLAYHRAGPRKEILFDPKQVRAAIVTCGGLCPGLNTVIRELVVGLWELYGVREIFGIKAGYRGFYSGDPIRLDPKLVHNWHKRGGTVLETSRGGFDLHKIVDTIEKRGFNQVYIIGGDGTLRGAVQIFNEIQRRKLNVAVTGIPKTVDNDVGIIDRSFGFQTAVEMAQQAISAAHVEAESAPNGIGLVKLMGRNTGHITLNATLSSCDVDCCLIPENNFYLEGKGGLFEFIDLRLKENGHAVIVVAEGAGQDIIPRPDSQKRETDDSGNPVFLDVGAWLNSELKKWWERDHKGELFTVKYIDPTYMIRAVTANATDNLYCTLLAHSAIHGIMAGYTGFVTGPINGNYAYIPMDEVAHAKSPVSTNDHKWAWVRSVTAQPDFRRT